The DNA window GCGCGGGACGGTGTTGTGGCTGAAATTCTGGCCAAAGCGGGTGATCAGGTTGAGGCGGGTGCCGCACTGATCCGGCTCGAAGCGGAAGACGACGCATGATTACGCTGCACCACTGTCCTCAGACCCGGTCGATGCGCAGTCTCTGGCTGCTGCACGAACTCGAAGAGCCGTTTCAGCTGCGCAGCTATCCCTTTGACCGCACGCTCCGCAGCGCTGAGTTTCTGACCCTGTCGCCGGCGGGACGCGTGCCTGCGCTTGAGATTGATGGCGAGCGCATGTTCGAGACCGGTGCGATCACCGAGTATCTCTGCGAGCGTTTCAGCCCGGAACGTCTGGGGCGGATGCCGGGCACGCCTGAGCGCATGCCCTGGCTTGTCTGGCTGCATTTTGCCGAGACGCTGAGCCAGCATACCGCCGCCCTGACCCAGCAGCATATCGCCCTTTACGAAGACCATATGCGCAGCCCGGTTGTGATGAAGCTGGAAGCGGCACGTATCGCTAAATGCTATGATGCCATTGAGGCCCGGCTTGATGATGCGCCGGGCGCGCGCGATTATCTGCTGACGGGCGGCTTTTCCGCGGCGGATATTTCGGTGGGCCAGGCTGTCTATATGGCGCGGCATTTTGCAAAGATCGATGACTACCCCGCTCTGTCCGGCTGGTACGCCCGCATCACCGATCGCGAGAGCTTTCGCGCGGCCCTTCCGGACGGGGACGGCATTTATACGCGTGACTTTTACCCGCCCTGGACGCCAGAGTGATGGCGGACGTGCTGATTTGGGAGGATTTGCCGTGAGTCTCGGACCCTGTGAGATATTTGAGGTCGGCCCGCGCGACGGGCTGCAGAACGAAGCGCGCGAGATCCCTGTCGCGGAAAAGGTGGCGCTGATCGATCAGCTGAGCAGTGCTGGTTTCAGCCGGATCGAGATCGCCTCGTTCGTCTCACCGGCGCGGGTGCCACAGATGGCGGGTTCTGCCGATGTGCTGGCCGGCATTACGCGTGCGCCCGGCGTGCGCTATGCCGCGCTGACACCGAACATGCGCGGCTACACCGATGCGCTTGCTGCCGGTGCGGATGAGATAGCGGTCTTCGCCTCGGCCTCTGAAGGCTTCTCGCAGGCCAACATTAACGCAGGCATCGACGAAAGCATCGAGCGCTTTGCCCCGGTCCTCGAAGAGGCGCGCCATATCGATCTGCCGGTCCGCGGGTATGTATCCTGTGTCGTTGAATGCCCGTATGACGGGCCGGTTTCGCCGGCCGCTGTGGCAAAGGTCGCCGACCGGCTTTTTGCAATGGGCTGTTATGAGATCAGCCTTGGTGACACGATCGGAGCAGGCACTCCGGATAAGATCGCGCGGATGCTGCTGGCAGTGCGCGATGTGGTGCCGGCCGGGCGTCTGGCCGGGCACTATCATGACACCAACGGCCGTGCGATGGAGAATATTGATGCCTCGCTCAGCATGGGAGTACGGGTGTTTGACGCCGCGGTGGGTGGTCTGGGCGGCTGCCCCTTTGCGCCCGGTTCGGCGGGTAATGTGGCGACAGAGGCCGTGGCGGCACATCTCGCGGCACTCGGCTATGACACCGGGCTGGACATCGACACGATTGAAAAGGCAGCCACAATGGCCCGCGCCATGCGCGCAGTCTGACACCGGCCTTATCAGGGGACTGCAGATGTTTGAT is part of the Roseobacter ponti genome and encodes:
- a CDS encoding glutathione S-transferase family protein; translated protein: MITLHHCPQTRSMRSLWLLHELEEPFQLRSYPFDRTLRSAEFLTLSPAGRVPALEIDGERMFETGAITEYLCERFSPERLGRMPGTPERMPWLVWLHFAETLSQHTAALTQQHIALYEDHMRSPVVMKLEAARIAKCYDAIEARLDDAPGARDYLLTGGFSAADISVGQAVYMARHFAKIDDYPALSGWYARITDRESFRAALPDGDGIYTRDFYPPWTPE
- a CDS encoding hydroxymethylglutaryl-CoA lyase; the protein is MSLGPCEIFEVGPRDGLQNEAREIPVAEKVALIDQLSSAGFSRIEIASFVSPARVPQMAGSADVLAGITRAPGVRYAALTPNMRGYTDALAAGADEIAVFASASEGFSQANINAGIDESIERFAPVLEEARHIDLPVRGYVSCVVECPYDGPVSPAAVAKVADRLFAMGCYEISLGDTIGAGTPDKIARMLLAVRDVVPAGRLAGHYHDTNGRAMENIDASLSMGVRVFDAAVGGLGGCPFAPGSAGNVATEAVAAHLAALGYDTGLDIDTIEKAATMARAMRAV